Proteins encoded within one genomic window of Oncorhynchus mykiss isolate Arlee chromosome 27, USDA_OmykA_1.1, whole genome shotgun sequence:
- the zgc:162608 gene encoding uncharacterized protein zgc:162608, with product MHLKVVIFALSFLTTTAFPLHRTSREASQALQDIMTNQAHEKTDLNKDVNGMWKSHVESSNLYTQDSPNPMVSEIRHKLTLESERLRARLRQELAKLRERLAVYPAHTQSSESTLASVRDRLAPLIKQLQSAVNSNSQELCSHLRLYFQGLEAAESQAAAGPTLYLEAVQWISQTLDDSSAKMTSVIQDFKTKTSSMIRELNGTFQGDFWQEVNVRLGQEVQALSLEVQGRVGVLKAKLAHLLLAPHPLTAEVFTSMEQFCQSATLQDQLFHARIEKHLLGQESQAQSPSEPPSPPLGLLEEDFSAKLSALLQDILHTVQ from the exons atgcatcTCAAAGTAGTGATCTTCGCCTTGTCGTTTTTGACAACCACAG CATTCCCACTCCACCGTACCAGCAGAGAAGCATCACAGGCCCTACAGGACATAATGACCAATCAGGCTCATGAGAAGACAGACCTCAACAAGGATGTCAA TGGGATGTGGAAGAGCCATGTGGAGAGCAGCAACCTGTACACCCAGGACAGCCCCAACCCCATGGTGAGCGAGATCAGGCACAAGCTTACCCTGGAGTCCGAGAGGCTGCGCGCCCGCCTTCGCCAGGAGCTCGCTAAGTTGAGGGAGAGGCTCGCCGTGTACCCTGCCCACACCCAGTCCAGCGAGTCCACCCTGGCCAGCGTGAGAGATCGCCTGGCCCCACTGATCAAGCAGCTCCAGAGCGCCGTGAACAGCAACAGCCAGGAGCTGTGTAGCCACCTCAGGCTCTACTTTCAGGGATTGGAGGCTGCGGAAAGCCAGGCAGCGGCCGGACCCACCCTATACCTGGAGGCCGTGCAGTGGATCAGCCAGACCTTGGATGACAGCAGTGCCAAAATGACCTCCGTCATCCAGGACTTCAAAACCAAGACATCCAGCATGATCAGGGAGCTCAATGGTACCTTCCAGGGGGACTTCTGGCAGGAGGTGAACGTACGGCTGGGGCAGGAGGTGCAGGCGTTGAGTCTGGAGGTCCAGGGCAGGGTGGGGGTGCTGAAAGCAAAGCTGGCCCATCTCCTGCTGGCTCCACACCCCCTCACGGCAGAGGTGTTCACCAGCATGGAGCAGTTCTGCCAGAGTGCCACCTTACAGGACCAGTTGTTCCATGCCAGAATAGAGAAGCACCTTCTGGGGCAGGAGTCACAGGCTCAGAGCCCCAGCGAGCCGCCCTCTCCACCTCTGGGCTTATTGGAGGAGGACTTCTCTGCGAAACTAAGCGCTCTCCTCCAGGACATTCTGCACACTGTCCAGTAA